A portion of the Lasioglossum baleicum unplaced genomic scaffold, iyLasBale1 scaffold2151, whole genome shotgun sequence genome contains these proteins:
- the LOC143221287 gene encoding uncharacterized protein LOC143221287, translating to MDSPIGEIYGTPMAGNDQHTKGKRKKGENQDLGHGNIKDYGGGGNSSSDTTDSFMYNKKSRNDTSQNNNGGEDKGQANDIIIVEDEDEVSQESEMMKMIRELEGLIKKARGYTAAIDNTLRYSKDMEDNFIAMNKAGHLEKNLVQASEIARKLESLIENQELKEVKTKWANKSAQCSPAFVSHPTNKGVAGELNKRSLETKEGGLGTSNQNEKKIEAGDKTKRVKKTKKKKINKGNRTEREEDSESQSEDDNRKKWTLVDRKKREEEKRVERELRKTKDEEERNRKKEEDRLRRVRQPLPPPKSEAILVKATNERTYADLFKKLKTEAADKMQGIQMVRRSRGGDLILELDKNANHMILEDTVKATLGSEFAVRKLTPKVTLEIKDLDPSMDKEEIRREIARSADVGELGESEIEMKSLRFGYGGTKTAIVALPTRIASKLGEENKIKVGFTICRINRTANIVRCYKCHAFGHMSYGCKEKLNGKEICRRCGTEGHQINGCNATRCCVLCIKQGVPAANAEHVAGAVNCPQNAQHLLAQTAVELKADVVLIADPLCNPGPWIYGKGNRTAIWITGMNGLARFEDADRQEEDFTAVQLGDYVVVSIYLSPSLTDEEYSFRLERVMDFVKENKKKGKKIVLGGDLNAHASPWGSKTTNSRGRKVLEELWKVLDIESDSDHRYVLTTIEMENNIPRKNIFKPKWRTTTETLEKSKIDFSRKIEEENLGHLQSYDKNLEKTKSDDNLDRKRNAWWNMDLGLLRNNTRKIKRKIQRVRAKIKKKGKGNEELEILEIQYKDTIKELRKKITKAKADKWREFCEELNRDVWGKPYKSIMSKVKATTPPATLTGEFMDEVLRGLFPRLPAEEAEQIGREHSTQEEENLEATRADLAEVREEEIRQAAIKIVPKKAAGLDGISPGIIRELALCRPDTFAALFTGILRRGIIPEKWKSARTVLLRKPGKDPSLSSAYRPICIIDAVAKLFEYVIKERLMEALGENPFEKVQYGFVKGRSTVQAMYEVRKKIRSCINRQKYSVMIALDIRNAFNTLRWSLIRDELKRRNTPEYLQKIIANYFEKRKIWCSTIGQETTMETEMGVPQGSVLGPLFWNLVYDGLLRKSWPIGCSVIAFADDILILVESSKLQALRSRAEEVTKGIGKWLRDVGLELAINKTEVMFTNRKRIPTDFVFRFEGADIKPAQTLKYLGVEFDSRGEFRKHIQEATNKGIRVMAALSRVMANQGGLKHEARRLYFMVLEAIVMYGAPIWAGASRIEANWKILKSTQRLGLARVASAYRTVPMQTLAVLTGVVPWDIKIRERENLFKWEIAYEATPNNEERARPRRNATRRIQEGAYRDESPERQELRDYYDPPQENRNIPDLEEFLRTRDAAEPADVRKRAIKRWLKKEAATRTLEEWQEAWTRAEVGRWTHTLIPNIEPWINRKHGCLNFYMTQALTGHGVFNKFRKKIGKTKDSSCWFHPNTEDSPEHTIFQCQRWEDERKTLEEELDMEPGTMQKEELMGKILQKEKYWQCFSKFCTFVLKRKEEEERRRGREEDEEESSDYGRTREGKDEVHEGTNSEERERSRRKGNDWTEGL from the exons ATGGACTCCCCAATAGGGGAGATATACGGTACACCGATGGCCGGGAACGATCAACACACCAAGGGGAAAAGAAAAAAGGGAGAGAATCAGGATCTCGGGCATGGGAATATAAAAGATTACGGAGGAGGAGGAAATAGTTCGAGTGACACTACTGATTCgtttatgtataataaaaagaGTAGGAATGATACCTCACAGAATAATAACGGGGGAGAGGATAAGGGTCAGGCAAATGACATTATAATAGTTGAAGATGAAGACGAGGTAAGCCAAGAGAGTGAAATGATGAAGATGATTAGGGAATTAGAAGGGCTGATTAAAAAAGCTAGGGGATACACCGCGGCGATCGACAACACGCTTAGGTACAGTAAAGATATGGAAGATAACTTTATAGCGATGAACAAAGCGGGCCACCTAGAAAAGAACCTAGTACAAGCTAGCGAGATAGCTAGGAAATTGGAAAGCCTAATCGAGAACCAGGAGTTGAAGGAGGTAAAAACTAAATGGGCAAACAAAAGCGCCCAATGCTCGCCAGCTTTCGTTAGTCATCCAACGAACAAGGGAGTAGCAGGGGAATTAAATAAAAGGAGTTTAGAAACGAAGGAAGGAGGCTTAGGAACCTCCaaccaaaatgaaaaaaagataGAAGCGGGGGATAAGACCAAGAGGGTTAAGaagacaaagaaaaagaaaattaataaggGAAATAGGACGGAAAGGGAAGAGGATTCAGAATCCCAGAGTGAGGATGACAATAGAAAGAAATGGACTCTAGTCGATAGGAAAAAGAGGGAGGAGGAAAAGAGGGTAGAAAGAGAACTAAGGAAAACGAAAGATGAAGAGGAGCGTAATAGGAAGAAAGAAGAGGACAGGTTAAGAAGAGTTAGGCAACCCCTACCTCCACCTAAATCGGAAGCGATCCTAGTAAAAGCCACTAACGAAAGAACGTATGCGGATTTGTTCAAAAAGTTAAAAACCGAAGCGGCGGATAAAATGCAGGGAATACAGATGGTTAGACGATCGAGAGGCGGAGACCTAATCTTAGAATTAGACAAAAACGCTAACCATATGATCCTGGAGGACACAGTTAAGGCCACGTTGGGATCCGAGTTCGCGGTGAGAAAGCTCACGCCAAAGGTTACTTTGGAAATAAAAGATTTGGACCCCTCAATGGATAAAGAGGAAATCAGACGGGAAATAGCTAGGAGCGCTGATGTAGGTGAGCTAGGCGAATCAGAAATCGAAATGAAGTCGCTAAGATTCGGATATGGTGGTACGAAAACAGCCATCGTGGCTCTACCTACGAGAATAGCCAGCAAGCTGGGTGAGGAGAATAAGATCAAAGTAGGATTCACAATATGTAGAATAAACAGAACTGCAAACATTGTGAGATGCTACAAGTGTCATGCCTTCGGGCATATGTCATATGGCTGTAAGgaaaaattaaatggaaaagaGATCTGCAGACGATGTGGTACAGAAGGCCATCAAATAAATGGCTGTAACGCGACCAGATGCTGCGTACTATGTATTAAACAAGGTGTACCGGCAGCAAACGCCGAACATGTAGCAGGTGCTGTTAACTGTCCACA AAACGCACAACATCTCCTGGCTCAGACGGCGGTGGAGCTGAAGGCCGATGTTGTCCTGATAGCGGACCCGCTGTGCAACCCAGGACCATGGATCTACGGAAAGGGCAACAGGACCGCTATATGGATCACAGGAATGAACGGTTTAGCCAGATTTGAAGATGCCGACAGGCAGGAAGAGGACTTCACCGCCGTCCAGCTGGGAGACTATGTTGTGGTGAGTATCTATCTCTCACCCAGCTTGACTGATGAAGAATACTCTTTCAGACTAGAACGAGTAATggatttcgtaaaggaaaacaagaagaaaggaaaaaagatCGTGCTCGGAGGAGACCTCAATGCCCATGCGTCCCCATGGGGGTCGAAAACAACGAATTCCAGGGGCAGGAAAGTATTGGAAGAACTCTGGAAA GTGCTCGACATCGAATCTGATTCTGACCACAGATACGTGCTAACCACTATAGAGATGGAAAATAACATACCAAGAAAGAACATCTTTAAACCAAAATGGAGAACGACAACAGAAACACTGGAAAAATCTAAAATCGACTTTtccagaaaaattgaagaagaaaACCTAGGCCATTTGCAATCCTATG ATAAGAACCTGGAAAAAACAAAAAGCGATGATAACCTGGATAGAAAAAGGAACGCATGGTGGAACATGGATCTGGGTCTACTGAGAAACAATACGAGAAAGATTAAAAGGAAAATACAAAGAGTAAGagcaaaaattaagaaaaaaggaaaagggAACGAAGAGTTAGAGATCCTAGAAATACAATATAAGGACACGATCAAagaattgagaaagaaaattacGAAAGCAAAGGCGGATAAATGGAgagaattctgcgaagaactcAACAGAGACGTATGGGGTAAGCCCTATAAATCCATAATGAGCAAAGTTAAGGCAACAACACCACCGGCAACCCTGACAGGAGAATTCATGGATGAGGTACTGAGGGGGCTCTTCCCTAGGCTGCCAGCGGAGGAAGCAGAACAAATAGGGAGAGAACACAGTACGCAAGAAGAGGAAAACCTAGAAGCAACCCGAGCAGATCTAGCAGAAGTGAGAGAAGAAGAGATTAGACAAGcagcaataaaaatagtccctaAGAAAGCGGCAGGCCTAGACGGGATATCCCCAGGCATTATCAGAGAGCTCGCACTCTGTAGACCGGACACATTCGCGGCACTATTTACAGGGATCTTAAGGAGAGGAATAATCCCAGAAAAATGGAAATCCGCTAGAACTGTGCTTCTACGGAAACCAGGGAAGGACCCCTCGCTCAGCTCGGCATACAGGCCAATCTGCATAATCGATGCTGTGGCCAAGCTATTCGAATACGTCATCAAGGAAAGACTTATGGAGGCACTGGGAGAAAACCCTTTCGAAAAAGTACAGTATGGTTTCGTAAAAGGAAGGTCGACAGTCCAAGCCATGTACGAGGTGAGGAAGAAAATTAGAAGCTGTATCAACAGACAGAAATACTCAGTTATGATCGCCTTGGACATAAGAAACGCATTCAACACGCTAAGATGGAGTTTGATCAGGGACGaactaaaaagaagaaacacTCCCGAATACCTACAGAAGATCATTGCAAATTACTTCGAAAAACGGAAAATATGGTGTAGTACGATAGGACAGGAGACGACCATGGAAACTGAAATGGGGGTGCCGCAGGGCTCGGTGCTGGGACCTCTATTCTGGAATTTAGTATATGACGGACTACTGAGGAAAAGTTGGCCGATAGGATGCTCGGTAATAGCATTTGCAGACGACATCCTCATACTAGTTGAAAGCAGTAAACTACAAGCGCTGAGATCAAGAGCAGAAGAGGTTACAAAGGGAATAGGCAAATGGTTAAGGGACGTTGGCCTTGAATTAGCTATCAATAAGACCGAGGTAATGTTCACCAACCGAAAAAGAATACCGACCGATTTCGTTTTCAGATTCGAGGGAGCAGATATTAAACCTGCCCAGACTCTAAAATACCTGGGAGTAGAGTTCGACAGTAGGGGAGAATTTCGAAAACATATTCAGGAAGCGACCAACAAAGGCATCAGAGTCATGGCGGCGCTCTCAAGAGTTATGGCTAATCAAGGCGGACTGAAACACGAGGCTAGACGCCTATACTTCATGGTACTAGAGGCAATAGTGATGTACGGAGCACCTATATGGGCTGGGGCGTCCCGGATTGAAGCAAACTGGAAAATCCTGAAAAGTACTCAGAGATTAGGACTGGCCAGAGTCGCATCGGCCTATAGGACGGTGCCAATGCAGACTCTGGCAGTCTTGACTGGGGTAGTCCCCTGGGACATAAAAATTAGAGAAAGGGAAAACTTATTTAAATGGGAAATAGCGTATGAAGCCACGCCCAATAATGAGGAGAGAGCTAGGCCACGTAGGAACGCAACCAGAAGGATTCAAGAAGGAGCGTACAGAGACGAATCTCCGGAACGACAGGAACTCAGAGATTACTACGACCCCCCACAGGAGAACAGAAACATACCTGACCTGGAAGAGTTCCTGAGAACGAGAGATGCAGCAGAACCAGCTGATGTAAGAAAAAGAGCAATCAAGAGATGGTTGAAGAAAGAAGCAGCAACAAGAACGCTAGAAGAATGGCAAGAGGCATGGACAAGGGCAGAAGTGGGAAGATGGACACACACCCTGATCCCAAATATCGAACCCTGGATCAACAGGAAACACGGGTGCCTGAACTTTTATATGACACAGGCTCTAACAGGACACGGGGTTTTCAACAAATTTAGGAAGAAGATAGGTAAAACCAAGGATAGTAGCTGCTGGTTCCATCCAAATACGGAGGACTCGCCGGAACATACAATTTTCCAGTGCCAGAGATGGGAGGATGAAAGGAAAACCCTGGAAGAAGAATTGGATATGGAACCAGGAACCATGCAGAAGGAAGAATTAATGGGAAAAATTCTACAGAAGGAAAAGTACTGGCAGTGCTTTTCCAAATTCTGTACTTTCGTCCTCAAGagaaaggaggaagaagaaaggaGAAGGGGGAGGGAAGAAGACGAGGAGGAAA GTAGCGACTATGGCAGAACTCGGGAAGGAAAGGATGAGGTACATGAGGGGACGAACTCCGAGGAAAGGGAAAGGAGCAGACGAAAAGGGAATGATTGGACGGAAGGACTTTAG